A single genomic interval of Lathyrus oleraceus cultivar Zhongwan6 chromosome 7, CAAS_Psat_ZW6_1.0, whole genome shotgun sequence harbors:
- the LOC127107849 gene encoding uncharacterized protein LOC127107849: protein MPVRVVLENTPTPSHVSAVTPRRRSFQSCTLLCAGQAFSGTQNVSSLQKDEAWRVNVRLQGCDLEHGYLCGTMEALNVPMADTPVVTFWEGEIVDARNYTFFTGKWEAAPEDDIRHWTKFPSFSPLLSQVEVDGGKSMDLSNYPYIFMRWKEQYFVNVGTDCGLTIAGFYYVCFSCSDGSISGFYYDPNSSPFQKLELKATNDGRSGFSFSSYELQ from the exons ATGCCTGTGCGAGTAGTATTGGAGAACACTCCCACCCCTTCTCACGTTTCTG CTGTAACTCCAAGGCGTCGTTCATTCCAATCTTGTACCCTTCTATGTGCTGGACAG GCCTTTTCTGGGACTCAGAATGTTTCAAGCTTACAAAAAGACGAAGCATGGAGGGTAAATGTCCGTTTACAAGGATGCGATCTTGAGCATGGATATCTATGTGGCACCATGGAAGCTCTTAATGTTCCAATGGCAGACACACCC GTAGTAACATTCTGGGAAGGGGAGATTGTTGATGCAAGAAATTATACTTTCTTCACCGGAAAATGGGAGGCAGC ACCAGAAGATGATATAAGGCACTGGACTAAATTTCCATCGTTTTCCCCTCTATTG AGCCAAGTAGAGGTAGATGGTGGCAAATCTATGGACCTAAGCAACTATCCCTACATATTCATG AGATGGAAGGAGCAATACTTCGTGAATGTCGGAACTGACTGTGGGTTAACTATAGCTGGATTTTACTATGTTTGTTTCTCGTGCAGCGATGGCTCTATCAGCGGGTTCTACTACGATCCAAATAGCAG CCCATTTCAGAAGCTTGAGTTGAAAGCCACGAATGATGGAAGATCGGGTTTCTCTTTTTCATCATATGAGCTACAATAG